One Nycticebus coucang isolate mNycCou1 chromosome 7, mNycCou1.pri, whole genome shotgun sequence genomic window, ataacagcagcaaaattacagttaggaagtagcaacgaaaataattttatggttgggggtcaccacaacatgaggaactatattaaagggttgtggcattaggaaggttgagaagcactctAGAGAGAGCAAATGGACGTGACAAAAACCAAGCTATGGATTGTGCATTACTGGGTACAAAATTACCTCATCCTTTCTAAAAGGAAatctaggatctttttttttttttttttgagacacagtctcactttgtcatcctcggtagtgctgtagcatcacagctcacagcaacctccaactcttgggcttaagcgattctcttgcctcagcctcccaagcacctgagactacaggtgcccgccacaacactcagctatagGATTTGATTTTTTaccccctttctcttcccttcctgttTCTACTAGCTGTATCTTTCTTGTCCTTTCTccgtgtattctttttttttttttgtagagacagagtctcactgtaccgccctcgggtagagtgccgtggcgtcacacggctcacagcaacctctaactcttgggcttacatgattctcttgcctcagcctcccgagtagctgggactacaggcgcctgccacaacgcccggctattttttgttgttgttgcagtttggccggggctgggtttgaacccgccacccttggcatatggggctggcgccctactcactgagccacaggcatcaccttcTCCGTGTATTCTAATTTCTATACTGGAGTCCCTCCTTCCTCTTGCTGTAGGTGCAATCCCATACCCAGATCTACGACCAACCTTTCCCATCAACTCTGGAGCGAAGGCAGATTGCAATGGAAATCCAGAGAGGTACCTGGAGCAGAGAAATCTAAAGATGTATTATTCCCTCCACCCCTAACTTCCTTAAAGCCCAGAGCCAAGGGAAGAATAAATCAAATTTCAAGGCTTCCTAGGAAAGTTGGGGATTGACACCTGACCCAGAACTGTACTGACTCTCAAGAGAACACTGTGCAGTGCTCAGAGTCCCCACTGGTATAAACAGAGCTTCTCTCTCCAATTTGGCTCGAGTATGGTCTGTGATTAGGGATGAAGGGGAGGTACAAGGGTTGAGTGGGCACTTGGGTAGTTGGGTGGGACAGAAAAAAGTTGAAGACAGAGGTTTCCAGGGAACCTCCTGCACGTGCTACATAGGAAGGACACAagagcatagtttttttttttttttttttgtagagagagtctcactttatggccctcggtagagtgctgtggcctcacagctcacagcaacctccaactcctgggcttaagcgattctcttgcctcagcctcccgagtagctgggactacaggcgcccgccacaacgcccggctattttttggttgcagtttggccggggcgggtttgaacccgccaccctcggtatatggggccggcgccttaccgactgagccacaggcgccgcccaagagcaTAGCTTTTAAAAAGCATGGTAAAAGGAAGAGACACAAAGTTATGTGGTCCCAGAGCTCCTGAATAATTTGCCTGGAATCGTCCTGATTTATGTCCATTGTTtagcataattattaataatacccTCTTTAACTTTCCCACTGTGTCCCAGTTTAGATAATTATATAGTGAGGCACCACAGAATTATACTGTGAGGTACTCATATAATTCTGAATTGGAGATTTACCTCCCTAATCTGTTTTAACACCTTAGCACTGCTGCTACACCACACTTAGGATTTACGTTGTTAAAGTTGTTTccgggaggaggagcaggaagtaGACAATGGGGAAAATTTTAAAGTAGGGAGGAAGGCAGCCTCAAGGACAGAGAGAAGGCAGACTTGTGCTTGTCTCATAATCAATCACTGCGTGAAGATGGATGGAAACAAAAGGGAAGCAGAGGTCTGAGAGGAGACAGATCAGATCAACATGACAACCTGGAAATATAAAGACAGGGATTTGGATGATTCTATAAGCTAGTAACCATTTTCTGTTTAACATGCTTTACAGAGCATCAGACGTAATAGCACATGCAGTTAGATACAACTTTTGAAGATGCTAAAAGAAAATAGTACTTAACATagtaagaaggaaagagaagatggaGTGGTTAAAACTAAGATCTTATAGCCAGGGACTTAGTTGGAGTGATGTTGAAGAAAATGGGAACTCACAGGTAAAAACACAGTATGCCTCAATGAGAAATCAATGTTGTGGTACATGTCTCTCTCTTACATAGCCATTAATTTCAAAGTACTACAGCTAAGAGTTCTGGAAAGGTTCCAGTCATCCTGATACCCCAAAGCCAGTCCTTCCTTAGGCCCTGAGCTCCTCAGGTCAGCTCTGGTCCCAGTTTACACACCTTGGACCACGCCCTTTTGTTATCCAGGAGGTGGGGTCAGTTCTCACCCCTCAGGTCcagtggggggagcagctggaatGGGAGGGCTAGGATCCTCCAGCTGCACATCATGCAGGTGCACTGTAGGGGTGGTGGGGTCTTTGCCTACACCCTGATTTGGGTCAGCTTGGTCAGGGTGGTGCCTGCGCACATGCTTTACCACCTGGAATTTCTGCTTGGCCTTATAGCTGCAAAGGCGGCAGAAGAAGGGGTGGCGGTCTGTGTGGGTGAGGGCGTGATGGCGCAGGCCAGCAGCCCATCGGAAAGCACGATGGCACACGTTGCACACATAGGGTTTGGCTTCACTGTGCTTGCGAAGATGGGTACGCAGCAAGAAGCGCGTCTTGAAGGCCTTGCCACACTGCTCACACATGAAGGCCCGTGCTTCCCGGTGCCGTGTCTCCTGGTGTACACGCAGTGCATCAGCCCGGTTGGTACAGTACTCACACTCAGGACACTGATATGGCTTCAGTCCTATAGAACAGGGAACAAATCACTATTGAAAGAGGGTGGAACAAGGTTCAATGGGCCGTAAGAGTCACTCTGATCCTGGGATATAAAGCAGCATCAAGTTGACTAATGACCCTGTATTTGGAATGTTCCAGTCCTGTCTGATATTTGCCTTTCTTCCAACATAACCTCTTTTATATGCGGTTATGGACGCTGATGACTAATTGGACCTATAACCAACTAGCCACCTAAGAGTAATGAATACTCAAATATGGTAGCGTTTCCAAATGGGAAATTTCAGCCCTTTTTTGGTCACAGGGTACTCATGGAATTTGAGAATCCATTTAAACATAATTGCTTGCTcaacttaaaaagtaaaagaaatgcagaagaaggaagaagTAGAAGTGAAGGAGGCAGTATTCATAGAAGCAGAGGGTCCTGTAATGCATTTGATTAATTCCTACACATATGGCAGACAGTATGCAATCATCACAGGCACATAATTATGTGCTTTTTGGAGAACCCATAGTTTATGAATTccacattcagaagaaaagaacaatttgGGACAGGAGAATCCTCTGCTTTCTCCTTCTTATTCATGACAATTGCATCGTATCTGTGTAGAAACCATGTATACCTGTTCTTAGTCATTCAACTTTGAGCTGGAGGTTTTCAACACGTAATAAATGACCTTGTACCACAATTAACTGGGAAGCTTTTGCAAAGTACATATGTCCACAATCTCAGGTTTATTTTATCTCTCTTCTGATTATGATAGGTCTTTAATGTGTTGGGCAGCCATTCTGGTAGATACTCCCCCAGCCTACTCTCTACTCCCATTGTGAAAATCAGTGTTAGCCTgaatctgagcaagagtaagaataACAGTAATGAATATTCACATATGATAGGGTTTCCCTGATGAGGTTAGGTTTGCCAGGGAATCAGGGAACTCTTAAGGCCTgtcaaaatgtgtttttttttttgtagagacagagtctcacttcatggccctcggtagagtgccgtggcctcacacagctcacagcaacctccaactcctgggcttaagtgattctcttgcctcagcctcccgagtagctgggaccacaagcacccgccacaacgcccagctattttttggttgcagtttggccggggccgggtttgaacccgccaccctcggtatatggggccggcgccttaccgactgagccacaggtgccgcccaggcctGTCAAAATTAGAAAGACTCACCTGTATGTTTGGTCATGTGGTACTTGAGTTGGTTGACCCACTTGCACTTGTAGCCACATTCAGGGCACAGGTACTTCCGTTCCTCCTTGTGGATCCTCATATGGTACTAGAAGAGGAAGAGCAGAATGCAGAAAATGTATATCCCTTGGTACTCACTGGATGTGAAAATAGGGACAAGGAGACAGAACATGATGACAGGTAACTGTTCTCTGCTCCCCTCCTATCCATACTCGGCTTACCAACCATGCCTCCCAGTCTAGTCACTTTTGATACCACCCTAACCCATTTGGCTTCTCTCTAGGTCTTCCCTGACTATCTCAGCTCTATCACTTAGCTGTATCTCTGGGTGATCTAACCCCCAATTCTTAATttactaatctgtaaaatggggaaagcaAAAGTATCCATGTCTCATAGTTCTGAAAGGATTAGAAGTACAGTGCTAggcatatagtaagtgctcaataaatgctaactGTTATTATCATCCAGATTGATATGCCCATCACATTGCAAGCATGTGTTACGGAATTTTACCTTTACAACCTTATGAAGTTCGTAAATATTATCTCTAGTTTTACAAATAGGTAATCTGAGGCCTGGAAAAGTTAAAGAACTTGCCCAGGGAGCTAATATTTGGAAAGTTCACTCCTACTCCCTGCCTCATGTCCTTTGATCTTACCTTCAGGCGAGAGGGGTCAGCACAGGCATAGGAACAGAGATGACAGTGGTAAGGCTTTTCCCCAGTGTGGATGCGGCTGTGCCAGGTGATCTTCTGCCGATTCTTGGTGCTGTAGGCACAGTCAGTACACTTGTACAGACGGGTGCCCCCATGCCCTTTCACGTGATGGTCAAGTACTAACTGATGACGGCATGCAAAGTCACAAAAGGGGCAGCGCAGAGGGGGCTGGCTAGCATCCCCATCTCCATCTGAGGCCGTTGCTACTGCTGAAGTCTCCTCATGCTGTTCCAAGTAGTGCTTCACTAGGCCTACCCGCTCCCGGGCAGCAAAATCACAGAGCTGGCAGCGGTGGCTGAAATGTTGCTGCCTCCGGTGCTCATCCAGTGCCAGTCTATTAGGGAAGGTCTCCTGACAGGCTCCACATTCAAGTCGTGGGTGCTGTTTACGGGTATGCCCTCGCAGGCTAGCAGGACTGGGGCATAGTAATCCACAGCGGGAACAGTGCAGAGGGCTCTCAGTGGCCTCTGCAGGAGAACCAGGTGCCGGGTGTGTGGGCTCAGGGTGTCGGCGTAGGGCATGCTGCTTAAGTGCCGTCTCTGAGCTGAACTGGGCTTCACACTGGGAGCAGGCAAAGGCTGGGGTGCCCTGATGGCAGCTGTTGACATGACGAGTGATGTCATGGCGAAGATAGCCACTATAGTCACAAAGTGGACAGAAATGAGTGGGTGTTTTGTCATGTACTCTTAGCTGGTGCAAGCGCAGTTTTGAGTTGGTACCAAACGTTTGAGGACAAGAACTGCAGGGGATGCGGCCAACACCTGTATGTCGGGACTGGTGAGCTTCTAACCGGTACCGTCTGGTGGTGGAGAAGTCACAGAAAGGGCACTGGTGTGGCTTCACCCCCTCATGCTTGAGCCGCCGGTGCTGCTGCATGCAACGGCTCTGTTTACAGGTGAAGCCACAGTCCGTACACTGCAGAGGGGGCCGGGGAGCACGGGCTGGGGCTGCAGTGGGATGCTCCCGCTTCTGATGGAGTCTCAGGGCAGTAGCTGCAGAAGCAGTGAAAGGGCAGAGGCCACAGTGCAGCTCTCCAGACTCCTCAAGGGGGCAGCCCCGGGTCTGGTGAGTTCTCAGAGCCCGTTCCTGCTGGCAGCTAAAGGGACATGTGGGGCAGGAGAAGCGAGCTCCCTTCTGCTTTTGACCCACAGCTATGTCCCCATCACTATGGCTGGACTCTGTATTCCCATTGCTCAGGGGAACAGAGTTCTCCTTGCTCAAGGAGGACACAATAGGTTGGGTGTGGGGAGCCCCTCGCTTTCCTCCCCCAGCACGGCCCCCCCGGCAGCCTTCAGCTACATGAGAAGTAATGGAGGAGAGCCGAGAACATAGGAATGTGCATGAGTTGCAGTGAAACTTGCCCTGTTCAAAGTGGTACTTCTCAGGGGTCTCTGAGGAGTTTCCTATAGGAGGGGCTGGAGAACTACAGAGTGTGACAAGTTCTTCCGGCTCCCTGGGAAGCTCCAAAGGAGCATCTTTTGGAAGCAGTGTCTCTACTTCTAATGGTGCAAGTGGAGGCTTCCCATCTTCTGTGTCCTCTGAGGCCTGGGTAGTTGGGAGCAGAGGATGCAGGATGGGAGAATCTGGTCTGGGCAAGCCCTTGTTCTTTCTAAGCAGAACAGGGCACTTCTTTAGCAGATGGGTGCTGAGGCCACGTTGTTGCTTGAAGCTAGCCCCACACTCAGGACACAGCAGAGGCTCTCGACGGCCCTGACACCCAGTCCGGGAGTGCAAATTCAGGGCCTTCTCTCGGCGAGTGATGAAAGGGCAATGTGGGCAGCGGAAGGCTCGCCCCTCTCCTTGGATCACTACCATCTGCACCCGTCCCTCCAGCACCAATGCTTCTGCTTGTTCTTTGTCCTGCCTCCTTAGGGCCTTGAGTAATGACTCTGACTCAGGGAATGGGGACAAGGGTGCTGTCTCAGCAGGTGGAGTTGCCCTGAAGGTTCCCTCCCAGTTGTTAGAGGTCTCCTCTGAGGATGGCGGATTTCTGGGGGGCTCAGAGACTGGCTTCTCTAGAACAGGATTTTCTTCAGCACTCAAGCCAGAAGTCCCAACACCATCAAAGTTAGATAGCTCTGGTCCTTCCAGTCCATCTGGCCCTTCCAATCCCAGGGTCCCTGAGGAATCCAGGGGCCTGAATTCTATAGAGGCTGTTTCAGGGATTTCTTCAAGAGGTGGCTCAGCCACAGATTCCAGCTCTACTCCCAGGGCCTCTAGGTGTAATGTGCAGCTGCCCTCCTCTACCTCTGCTGGGCTGAGGTTGCCAACCAGGTTATCCCCATGGAGCTCTCTGCCATCCTGTCTCCTAATGCTGACCTCCTCACTTGTCTCTTGCAGGGCCTGATCCAAGGTGGAGTCTACCACAGTCTCAGGATCGTGGCCTGCCCCCTCAGGCTGGACAGATAGCTGGCTTGAGGGCTCCAAGTCTGGTGGGGGTGCTGAGCACTGCCTGGCCCCCACTGGCTCTTGACTGGTATAGCGGAGCTGCCAGACTTGGTCCCCAGGCACATAGCCATGGGCCTTGCGCTTGTGGAACAAAAGGGTGGTATTGCTGAAGGTGCGATAGTCACAGAGGGCACAGTGGAACTCACGGAGGTGGGTATGCTTGCAGTTCTCGTGGCTTAACAGGGCTTGCTTGTGGCGGCTCTGATAGCTGCAATAGTGGCAGGGGTAAAGAGGGGCTGGTGTGTTAGGGTGGTGCTGGGAAGCCATGTGCTTCTGCAGTTCATACTTTCGCTTACAGGCAAAGGCACATACTTCACACATAAGAGATTTGCCCTGGTGACGCAGCTTGTGGCTGCTCAGCTGATCAGCCCGGTGGCAGCGATAGGAACACTGGTTGCACTGGTATCTTGCAAGGAACAAAAGGGGAAAGCAATCACAACAATAAATCAATCATCACAATTCAGAGTTACTAAATTAATACTTAATATGGGCCAGGCTCTACAATTAGTATTTATACATGCATCATCTGATTTAACCCTCCTTTCCTTTACCTTATGGAATAGGCATTtattttacaagtgagaaaactaAGTAACTTCTCTCAATAACTTGCTTGAGTTTAGTTACAAAGGAAGTGAGGGACAGAGGCAGCCTATCTTCAGGAactgtgttcttttttgtttgtttgtttgttttgaaacagagtctcattatgttgcccttggtagagtgccgtggcgtcatagctcacagcaacctcaaacttttgggtttaagagattcttttgcctcagcctcccaagtagctaggacttcaggcatccaccacaacacctggctattttttgttgcggttgtcattgttgtttagctggcccaggccaggttgaaCTTgctacctttggtgtatgtggctggtgccataaccactgtgctacaggtgccaagtcaggAACTGTGTTCTAATCCCTACTCTACACTGCTTGCTAAAGGAAAGTCATAATGAACCAGCATAACCCACCATGGACTTTAAGGAGTCCCACAGGACAGGTTTTTGTGCCTCATCTCTAGTCTTCCATGGGGGCATGAAAGCTACAAAGCAACCCCCAGAACCCCCCTAGTCAGCTGTGCCCATATATCAGAGAACCTGCCTGGATTTGGAAGTGGCCAAGATTGTGGCCGTAAGTATAAAATCTTTCTTATTTCCCAGGGCCAAACTCTGAAGACTCAGGCAATACAGCTAAGATGGTGGGAGCAGAGAATGGTGTTAGGAAAAGACACTTCCAAGGACCCGAAAAAGCAATGGGGCCAAAGGTTGGATCCAAGAGAAGGCTAATTTGACCTAAGTCCTTAAGATACGGATGGAGGCATGTTATGTACTCATACCTGAGGTCTCCTGCATGTTTTCGCATGTGCACACGGAGATAGTGCTTCCACTTGGTGACATAGCCACATTCGGTGCACATGTAATCTTTGGTGTTGGAGTGGGTCAGCATGTGCTTGGACAGGTAGCTTACAT contains:
- the ZNF142 gene encoding zinc finger protein 142 isoform X1 — its product is MTDPVLDTQPTNSTGEMDGLCPELLLISPHLSNRGILGPIESPYPSGDPTPLPTDPGCLLVEATATEEGPGNMEIIVETVAGALSPGPPGETPGVLVKVVEVYFCERCEQSFAEPTLLALHQCSETHIQPVQGLSSTLCSVELPPNNLNLSGSLQGQSPPDNPLPCPVCRQEFVQPQALKSHFKIHRGIPSTFSCPESGCVFSAKDRKGLQHHLRQTHRAVPVPCSFRGCPLLFGSQQGMELHRQAHYPFHCSHCSFMGSNVQLFRQHQWSHGARTQEEHSAIQGLSSQQLLPASKQPPGKREPSEEAGTALPGQGSAEEEDVEEEEKSDTQTNSQKALEKSQGARQLERDVASCTESLFKTHMCPECKRCFKKRTHLVEHLHLHFPDPSLQCPNCQKFFTSKSKLKTHLLRELGEKAHHCPLCHYSAVERNALNRHMASMHENISNFYSDTYACPVCREEFRLSQALKEHLKSHTAAAAAEPLSLHCFQEGCSYAAPDRKAFVKHLKETHGMRAVECRHHSCPMLFATAEAMEAHHKSHYAFHCPHCDFACSNKHLFRKHKKQGHPGSEELRCTFCPFATFNPVAYQDHVGKMHAHEKIHQCPECNFATAHKRVLIRHMLLHTGEKPHKCELCDFTCRDVSYLSKHMLTHSNTKDYMCTECGYVTKWKHYLRVHMRKHAGDLRYQCNQCSYRCHRADQLSSHKLRHQGKSLMCEVCAFACKRKYELQKHMASQHHPNTPAPLYPCHYCSYQSRHKQALLSHENCKHTHLREFHCALCDYRTFSNTTLLFHKRKAHGYVPGDQVWQLRYTSQEPVGARQCSAPPPDLEPSSQLSVQPEGAGHDPETVVDSTLDQALQETSEEVSIRRQDGRELHGDNLVGNLSPAEVEEGSCTLHLEALGVELESVAEPPLEEIPETASIEFRPLDSSGTLGLEGPDGLEGPELSNFDGVGTSGLSAEENPVLEKPVSEPPRNPPSSEETSNNWEGTFRATPPAETAPLSPFPESESLLKALRRQDKEQAEALVLEGRVQMVVIQGEGRAFRCPHCPFITRREKALNLHSRTGCQGRREPLLCPECGASFKQQRGLSTHLLKKCPVLLRKNKGLPRPDSPILHPLLPTTQASEDTEDGKPPLAPLEVETLLPKDAPLELPREPEELVTLCSSPAPPIGNSSETPEKYHFEQGKFHCNSCTFLCSRLSSITSHVAEGCRGGRAGGGKRGAPHTQPIVSSLSKENSVPLSNGNTESSHSDGDIAVGQKQKGARFSCPTCPFSCQQERALRTHQTRGCPLEESGELHCGLCPFTASAATALRLHQKREHPTAAPARAPRPPLQCTDCGFTCKQSRCMQQHRRLKHEGVKPHQCPFCDFSTTRRYRLEAHQSRHTGVGRIPCSSCPQTFGTNSKLRLHQLRVHDKTPTHFCPLCDYSGYLRHDITRHVNSCHQGTPAFACSQCEAQFSSETALKQHALRRHPEPTHPAPGSPAEATESPLHCSRCGLLCPSPASLRGHTRKQHPRLECGACQETFPNRLALDEHRRQQHFSHRCQLCDFAARERVGLVKHYLEQHEETSAVATASDGDGDASQPPLRCPFCDFACRHQLVLDHHVKGHGGTRLYKCTDCAYSTKNRQKITWHSRIHTGEKPYHCHLCSYACADPSRLKYHMRIHKEERKYLCPECGYKCKWVNQLKYHMTKHTGLKPYQCPECEYCTNRADALRVHQETRHREARAFMCEQCGKAFKTRFLLRTHLRKHSEAKPYVCNVCHRAFRWAAGLRHHALTHTDRHPFFCRLCSYKAKQKFQVVKHVRRHHPDQADPNQGVGKDPTTPTVHLHDVQLEDPSPPIPAAPPTGPEG
- the ZNF142 gene encoding zinc finger protein 142 isoform X3, encoding MPDVLEAAGLEVVAQREPWAAAPAAVHHRDATPAGPGPGASKQPPGKREPSEEAGTALPGQGSAEEEDVEEEEKSDTQTNSQKALEKSQGARQLERDVASCTESLFKTHMCPECKRCFKKRTHLVEHLHLHFPDPSLQCPNCQKFFTSKSKLKTHLLRELGEKAHHCPLCHYSAVERNALNRHMASMHENISNFYSDTYACPVCREEFRLSQALKEHLKSHTAAAAAEPLSLHCFQEGCSYAAPDRKAFVKHLKETHGMRAVECRHHSCPMLFATAEAMEAHHKSHYAFHCPHCDFACSNKHLFRKHKKQGHPGSEELRCTFCPFATFNPVAYQDHVGKMHAHEKIHQCPECNFATAHKRVLIRHMLLHTGEKPHKCELCDFTCRDVSYLSKHMLTHSNTKDYMCTECGYVTKWKHYLRVHMRKHAGDLRYQCNQCSYRCHRADQLSSHKLRHQGKSLMCEVCAFACKRKYELQKHMASQHHPNTPAPLYPCHYCSYQSRHKQALLSHENCKHTHLREFHCALCDYRTFSNTTLLFHKRKAHGYVPGDQVWQLRYTSQEPVGARQCSAPPPDLEPSSQLSVQPEGAGHDPETVVDSTLDQALQETSEEVSIRRQDGRELHGDNLVGNLSPAEVEEGSCTLHLEALGVELESVAEPPLEEIPETASIEFRPLDSSGTLGLEGPDGLEGPELSNFDGVGTSGLSAEENPVLEKPVSEPPRNPPSSEETSNNWEGTFRATPPAETAPLSPFPESESLLKALRRQDKEQAEALVLEGRVQMVVIQGEGRAFRCPHCPFITRREKALNLHSRTGCQGRREPLLCPECGASFKQQRGLSTHLLKKCPVLLRKNKGLPRPDSPILHPLLPTTQASEDTEDGKPPLAPLEVETLLPKDAPLELPREPEELVTLCSSPAPPIGNSSETPEKYHFEQGKFHCNSCTFLCSRLSSITSHVAEGCRGGRAGGGKRGAPHTQPIVSSLSKENSVPLSNGNTESSHSDGDIAVGQKQKGARFSCPTCPFSCQQERALRTHQTRGCPLEESGELHCGLCPFTASAATALRLHQKREHPTAAPARAPRPPLQCTDCGFTCKQSRCMQQHRRLKHEGVKPHQCPFCDFSTTRRYRLEAHQSRHTGVGRIPCSSCPQTFGTNSKLRLHQLRVHDKTPTHFCPLCDYSGYLRHDITRHVNSCHQGTPAFACSQCEAQFSSETALKQHALRRHPEPTHPAPGSPAEATESPLHCSRCGLLCPSPASLRGHTRKQHPRLECGACQETFPNRLALDEHRRQQHFSHRCQLCDFAARERVGLVKHYLEQHEETSAVATASDGDGDASQPPLRCPFCDFACRHQLVLDHHVKGHGGTRLYKCTDCAYSTKNRQKITWHSRIHTGEKPYHCHLCSYACADPSRLKYHMRIHKEERKYLCPECGYKCKWVNQLKYHMTKHTGLKPYQCPECEYCTNRADALRVHQETRHREARAFMCEQCGKAFKTRFLLRTHLRKHSEAKPYVCNVCHRAFRWAAGLRHHALTHTDRHPFFCRLCSYKAKQKFQVVKHVRRHHPDQADPNQGVGKDPTTPTVHLHDVQLEDPSPPIPAAPPTGPEG
- the ZNF142 gene encoding zinc finger protein 142 isoform X4; this translates as MCPECKRCFKKRTHLVEHLHLHFPDPSLQCPNCQKFFTSKSKLKTHLLRELGEKAHHCPLCHYSAVERNALNRHMASMHENISNFYSDTYACPVCREEFRLSQALKEHLKSHTAAAAAEPLSLHCFQEGCSYAAPDRKAFVKHLKETHGMRAVECRHHSCPMLFATAEAMEAHHKSHYAFHCPHCDFACSNKHLFRKHKKQGHPGSEELRCTFCPFATFNPVAYQDHVGKMHAHEKIHQCPECNFATAHKRVLIRHMLLHTGEKPHKCELCDFTCRDVSYLSKHMLTHSNTKDYMCTECGYVTKWKHYLRVHMRKHAGDLRYQCNQCSYRCHRADQLSSHKLRHQGKSLMCEVCAFACKRKYELQKHMASQHHPNTPAPLYPCHYCSYQSRHKQALLSHENCKHTHLREFHCALCDYRTFSNTTLLFHKRKAHGYVPGDQVWQLRYTSQEPVGARQCSAPPPDLEPSSQLSVQPEGAGHDPETVVDSTLDQALQETSEEVSIRRQDGRELHGDNLVGNLSPAEVEEGSCTLHLEALGVELESVAEPPLEEIPETASIEFRPLDSSGTLGLEGPDGLEGPELSNFDGVGTSGLSAEENPVLEKPVSEPPRNPPSSEETSNNWEGTFRATPPAETAPLSPFPESESLLKALRRQDKEQAEALVLEGRVQMVVIQGEGRAFRCPHCPFITRREKALNLHSRTGCQGRREPLLCPECGASFKQQRGLSTHLLKKCPVLLRKNKGLPRPDSPILHPLLPTTQASEDTEDGKPPLAPLEVETLLPKDAPLELPREPEELVTLCSSPAPPIGNSSETPEKYHFEQGKFHCNSCTFLCSRLSSITSHVAEGCRGGRAGGGKRGAPHTQPIVSSLSKENSVPLSNGNTESSHSDGDIAVGQKQKGARFSCPTCPFSCQQERALRTHQTRGCPLEESGELHCGLCPFTASAATALRLHQKREHPTAAPARAPRPPLQCTDCGFTCKQSRCMQQHRRLKHEGVKPHQCPFCDFSTTRRYRLEAHQSRHTGVGRIPCSSCPQTFGTNSKLRLHQLRVHDKTPTHFCPLCDYSGYLRHDITRHVNSCHQGTPAFACSQCEAQFSSETALKQHALRRHPEPTHPAPGSPAEATESPLHCSRCGLLCPSPASLRGHTRKQHPRLECGACQETFPNRLALDEHRRQQHFSHRCQLCDFAARERVGLVKHYLEQHEETSAVATASDGDGDASQPPLRCPFCDFACRHQLVLDHHVKGHGGTRLYKCTDCAYSTKNRQKITWHSRIHTGEKPYHCHLCSYACADPSRLKYHMRIHKEERKYLCPECGYKCKWVNQLKYHMTKHTGLKPYQCPECEYCTNRADALRVHQETRHREARAFMCEQCGKAFKTRFLLRTHLRKHSEAKPYVCNVCHRAFRWAAGLRHHALTHTDRHPFFCRLCSYKAKQKFQVVKHVRRHHPDQADPNQGVGKDPTTPTVHLHDVQLEDPSPPIPAAPPTGPEG
- the ZNF142 gene encoding zinc finger protein 142 isoform X2; this encodes MTDPVLDTQPTNSTGEMDGLCPELLLISPHLSNRGILGPIESPYPSGDPTPLPTDPGCLLVEATATEEGPGNMEIIVETVAGALSPGPPGETPASKQPPGKREPSEEAGTALPGQGSAEEEDVEEEEKSDTQTNSQKALEKSQGARQLERDVASCTESLFKTHMCPECKRCFKKRTHLVEHLHLHFPDPSLQCPNCQKFFTSKSKLKTHLLRELGEKAHHCPLCHYSAVERNALNRHMASMHENISNFYSDTYACPVCREEFRLSQALKEHLKSHTAAAAAEPLSLHCFQEGCSYAAPDRKAFVKHLKETHGMRAVECRHHSCPMLFATAEAMEAHHKSHYAFHCPHCDFACSNKHLFRKHKKQGHPGSEELRCTFCPFATFNPVAYQDHVGKMHAHEKIHQCPECNFATAHKRVLIRHMLLHTGEKPHKCELCDFTCRDVSYLSKHMLTHSNTKDYMCTECGYVTKWKHYLRVHMRKHAGDLRYQCNQCSYRCHRADQLSSHKLRHQGKSLMCEVCAFACKRKYELQKHMASQHHPNTPAPLYPCHYCSYQSRHKQALLSHENCKHTHLREFHCALCDYRTFSNTTLLFHKRKAHGYVPGDQVWQLRYTSQEPVGARQCSAPPPDLEPSSQLSVQPEGAGHDPETVVDSTLDQALQETSEEVSIRRQDGRELHGDNLVGNLSPAEVEEGSCTLHLEALGVELESVAEPPLEEIPETASIEFRPLDSSGTLGLEGPDGLEGPELSNFDGVGTSGLSAEENPVLEKPVSEPPRNPPSSEETSNNWEGTFRATPPAETAPLSPFPESESLLKALRRQDKEQAEALVLEGRVQMVVIQGEGRAFRCPHCPFITRREKALNLHSRTGCQGRREPLLCPECGASFKQQRGLSTHLLKKCPVLLRKNKGLPRPDSPILHPLLPTTQASEDTEDGKPPLAPLEVETLLPKDAPLELPREPEELVTLCSSPAPPIGNSSETPEKYHFEQGKFHCNSCTFLCSRLSSITSHVAEGCRGGRAGGGKRGAPHTQPIVSSLSKENSVPLSNGNTESSHSDGDIAVGQKQKGARFSCPTCPFSCQQERALRTHQTRGCPLEESGELHCGLCPFTASAATALRLHQKREHPTAAPARAPRPPLQCTDCGFTCKQSRCMQQHRRLKHEGVKPHQCPFCDFSTTRRYRLEAHQSRHTGVGRIPCSSCPQTFGTNSKLRLHQLRVHDKTPTHFCPLCDYSGYLRHDITRHVNSCHQGTPAFACSQCEAQFSSETALKQHALRRHPEPTHPAPGSPAEATESPLHCSRCGLLCPSPASLRGHTRKQHPRLECGACQETFPNRLALDEHRRQQHFSHRCQLCDFAARERVGLVKHYLEQHEETSAVATASDGDGDASQPPLRCPFCDFACRHQLVLDHHVKGHGGTRLYKCTDCAYSTKNRQKITWHSRIHTGEKPYHCHLCSYACADPSRLKYHMRIHKEERKYLCPECGYKCKWVNQLKYHMTKHTGLKPYQCPECEYCTNRADALRVHQETRHREARAFMCEQCGKAFKTRFLLRTHLRKHSEAKPYVCNVCHRAFRWAAGLRHHALTHTDRHPFFCRLCSYKAKQKFQVVKHVRRHHPDQADPNQGVGKDPTTPTVHLHDVQLEDPSPPIPAAPPTGPEG